A portion of the Panulirus ornatus isolate Po-2019 chromosome 43, ASM3632096v1, whole genome shotgun sequence genome contains these proteins:
- the LOC139762403 gene encoding UPF0235 protein C15orf40 homolog, whose product MGKNKAKGTNPKGKNEQAVVEASENQGAAGPISCDKSGNVVLRILAKPGAKDNGFTDVSTEGVGVQIAAPPTDGEANAELVKFLASTFGVRKSDVSLTRGSRSRQKTVTVSGTNVSDVEKKLKSCVVNK is encoded by the exons ATGGGGAAGAACAAAGCTAAAGGAACCAACCCAAAGGGGAAGAATGAGCAG GCAGTGGTGGAAGCCAGTGAAAACCAAGGAGCAGCAGGTCCCATTTCATGTGACAAATCTGGCAATGTTGTTTTAAGAATCTTAGCTAAACCAGGAGCCAAGGATAATGGATTTACTG ATGTAAGTACTGAGGGTGTTGGAGTTCAGATTGCTGCACCACCCACAGATGGAGAAGCCAATGCAGAGCTAGTGAAGTTTTTGGCATCAACTTTTGGAGTACGCAAGAGTGATGTAAGCTTAACAAGG GGGTCAAGATCAAGGCAGAAGACAGTAACAGTGAGTGGCACAAATGTCTCTGATGTTGAGAAGAAATTGAAAAGCTGTGTTGTAAATAAGTAA